Proteins encoded within one genomic window of Stigmatella aurantiaca:
- a CDS encoding lysylphosphatidylglycerol synthase transmembrane domain-containing protein, with translation MGAVGVVLSAALISTAFFRWNLGKPGPWLTPRFPLREFFTELPGHLPWLIPFLLLSAAIIPLRAIQWQRTLQKPVPFLERYHLVAIGAFTHNALPGKLGDFIRSFLMSRTQRLPFLQCLGSVAVCKLLEFTALMGLVALSFLGPFADTMVHFEKALKVAVSLCIGLVALVVLLAHYALPLAQLLHRRHRMPRVQNFLQHVADGLGTARSFRGMAVALVFSVGPVLAPALAYGLALQGLKIPGGVFAGAVVLGAIALGQSLPGVPAGMGIYYFVTSWAARSLGASEADAAAFSTLTHLGTVLSQASVGAFSVHRRKLRLKDLRRGGSLARQATQHVAHEAVEPVAP, from the coding sequence ATGGGGGCGGTGGGGGTGGTGCTGTCCGCCGCCCTCATCTCCACGGCCTTCTTCCGCTGGAACCTGGGCAAGCCGGGGCCGTGGCTCACGCCGCGCTTCCCCCTCCGGGAGTTCTTCACCGAGCTGCCGGGCCACCTGCCGTGGCTCATCCCGTTCCTGCTGCTGTCCGCGGCCATCATCCCCCTGCGCGCCATCCAGTGGCAGCGCACGCTCCAGAAGCCGGTGCCCTTCCTGGAGCGCTACCACCTGGTGGCCATTGGCGCCTTCACGCACAACGCGCTGCCGGGGAAGCTGGGGGACTTCATCCGCTCCTTCTTGATGTCCCGCACCCAGCGGCTGCCCTTCCTGCAGTGCCTGGGCTCGGTGGCGGTGTGCAAGCTGCTGGAGTTCACCGCGCTCATGGGGCTGGTGGCCCTGTCCTTCCTGGGGCCCTTCGCGGACACGATGGTCCACTTCGAGAAGGCCCTGAAGGTGGCCGTCTCTCTGTGTATTGGTCTGGTCGCACTGGTGGTGCTGCTGGCCCACTACGCCCTGCCGCTCGCCCAGCTGCTGCACCGGCGCCACCGGATGCCGCGCGTCCAGAACTTCCTCCAGCACGTGGCGGACGGGTTGGGCACCGCGCGCAGCTTCCGGGGCATGGCGGTGGCGCTCGTGTTCTCCGTGGGGCCCGTGCTGGCCCCCGCGCTGGCGTACGGGCTGGCCCTGCAGGGGCTGAAGATTCCCGGGGGCGTGTTCGCCGGGGCGGTGGTGCTGGGCGCCATCGCCTTGGGTCAGTCGCTGCCGGGGGTGCCCGCGGGCATGGGCATCTACTACTTCGTCACCAGTTGGGCGGCCCGGAGCCTCGGGGCCTCGGAGGCGGACGCGGCGGCCTTCTCCACGCTCACCCACCTGGGCACCGTGCTCAGCCAGGCGTCCGTGGGGGCCTTCTCCGTCCACCGGCGCAAGCTGCGCCTGAAGGATTTGCGGCGGGGCGGCAGCCTGGCCCGGCAGGCCACGCAGCACGTGGCCCACGAGGCGGTGGAGCCCGTGGCGCCGTGA
- the mvk gene encoding mevalonate kinase gives MNARAAPLEGFGAGKVILLGEHSVVYGHPALAGPLSYGVTARAVPAKRCQLSLPGTLSRPQRALLTRAFQRVATLCGEPGVKVTLESELPLSMGLGSSGALAVASTRVLLKAAGRDDSPQEVARLALEMEQEFHGTPSGVDHTTSALEKLLLYKRTPGQSTGRLKVLKSPRPLKVLVALVGDRSPTKHTVGALRERQARWPERYTRLFKQIGTLAAEGAKAVEDGDLEALGDAMNVNQGLLAALGLSSPQLEDMVYRLRGLGALGAKLTGAGGDGGAVIGLFLEPEPAVKKLLDDGVRCFSSQLAGPRAL, from the coding sequence ATGAATGCAAGGGCGGCCCCGTTGGAGGGCTTTGGCGCCGGCAAGGTCATTCTGCTCGGCGAACACAGTGTGGTGTATGGGCACCCGGCGTTGGCGGGCCCTCTGTCGTATGGCGTGACGGCGCGGGCGGTGCCCGCGAAGCGGTGCCAGCTGTCGCTGCCGGGCACGCTCAGCCGGCCCCAGCGCGCCTTGCTCACCCGGGCCTTCCAGCGTGTCGCCACGCTGTGCGGAGAGCCCGGGGTGAAGGTGACGCTGGAGTCCGAGCTGCCGCTGTCCATGGGGCTGGGCAGCTCCGGCGCGCTGGCGGTGGCCAGCACGCGCGTGCTGCTCAAGGCCGCGGGCCGGGACGACTCGCCGCAGGAAGTGGCGCGGCTGGCGCTGGAGATGGAGCAGGAGTTCCACGGCACGCCCTCGGGCGTGGACCACACCACGAGCGCGCTGGAGAAGCTCCTGCTCTACAAGCGCACCCCGGGCCAGTCCACGGGGCGGCTGAAGGTGCTCAAGAGCCCGCGTCCGCTCAAGGTGCTGGTGGCGCTGGTGGGCGACCGCAGCCCCACGAAGCACACGGTGGGCGCCCTGCGCGAGCGGCAGGCGCGGTGGCCCGAGCGGTACACGCGGCTGTTCAAGCAGATCGGCACGCTGGCCGCGGAGGGGGCGAAGGCGGTGGAGGACGGCGACCTGGAGGCCCTGGGGGACGCGATGAACGTCAACCAGGGGCTGCTGGCGGCGCTGGGGCTGTCCTCGCCTCAGTTGGAGGACATGGTGTACCGGCTGCGCGGCCTGGGTGCCCTGGGCGCGAAGCTGACGGGGGCTGGAGGTGACGGCGGGGCCGTCATCGGCCTCTTCCTGGAACCCGAGCCCGCGGTGAAGAAGCTGCTGGATGACGGGGTCCGTTGTTTCAGCAGCCAGCTCGCGGGACCGCGGGCGCTGTGA
- the mvaD gene encoding diphosphomevalonate decarboxylase: MKATALAHPNIALVKYWGKRDEALILPHQSSLSLTLSPMSVTTTVEFGADTDQVEINGHTAKGSERDRVLRVLEAVRAEAGGKLGPARMVSRGDFPAAAGLASSAAGFAALAVAARAAAGLAPEPRAASVLARLGSGSACRSIQGGFCEWRKGERADGADSFAVQRFSESHWPELRMVVAILNRDEKEVKSRDGMKLTVETSPYYAAWAKDAEAELPRAVELIQRKDLQGLGALSERNAWRMHATAFAADPPLSYMHPATLGLIEHLREQRKKGTPVWFTLDAGPNPVLLTDAAHEVAAEALARACGAVDVVRCVPGGDAVLKSEHLF; this comes from the coding sequence ATGAAAGCGACTGCCCTGGCGCATCCCAACATCGCCTTGGTGAAGTATTGGGGAAAGCGGGATGAGGCGCTCATCCTCCCCCATCAATCGAGTCTGTCCCTGACGCTCTCGCCCATGTCCGTCACCACGACGGTGGAGTTCGGAGCGGACACGGACCAGGTGGAGATCAACGGCCACACCGCCAAGGGCAGCGAGCGGGACCGCGTCCTGCGCGTGCTGGAGGCGGTGCGGGCGGAGGCGGGCGGCAAGCTGGGGCCCGCGCGGATGGTGTCGCGCGGCGACTTCCCGGCGGCGGCGGGCCTGGCCAGCAGCGCGGCGGGCTTCGCGGCGCTGGCGGTGGCGGCCCGGGCGGCGGCGGGCCTGGCCCCCGAGCCCCGCGCGGCGAGCGTGCTGGCGCGGCTGGGCAGCGGCTCGGCGTGCCGCAGCATCCAGGGCGGCTTCTGCGAGTGGCGCAAAGGGGAGCGCGCGGACGGGGCGGACAGCTTCGCGGTGCAGCGCTTCTCCGAGTCGCACTGGCCGGAGCTGCGCATGGTGGTGGCCATCCTCAACCGCGACGAGAAAGAGGTGAAGTCGCGGGATGGGATGAAGCTCACCGTGGAGACGAGCCCGTACTACGCCGCGTGGGCGAAGGACGCGGAGGCCGAGCTGCCGCGGGCGGTGGAGCTCATCCAGCGCAAGGACCTGCAGGGGCTGGGGGCGCTGAGCGAGCGCAACGCCTGGCGCATGCACGCCACGGCGTTCGCGGCGGATCCGCCGCTCAGCTACATGCACCCGGCCACGCTGGGGCTCATCGAGCACCTGCGCGAGCAGCGCAAGAAGGGCACGCCGGTGTGGTTCACGCTGGACGCGGGGCCCAACCCGGTGCTGCTCACGGACGCGGCCCACGAGGTGGCGGCCGAGGCGCTGGCGCGCGCCTGCGGGGCGGTGGACGTGGTGCGGTGCGTGCCGGGCGGGGACGCGGTGCTCAAGAGCGAGCACCTGTTCTGA
- a CDS encoding alkaline phosphatase family protein produces the protein MHAWARGLAGRIGREVPPVAATRRRRLLLVHLDGVPKHLLDEAVRTGQMPFLSSLVRSGAYHLEEAFWGSPASTPCFQAGLLYGIPHPNLPAYSWFDRELGRRVRMNAPQDALYIEQRLGRTQPSNLLVEGGHTYFSLFRGGARNRICMSTLSSLKGMARALSPEMEGLLAARTGSPFRYLGSLGRDTWRALREIWRWGRALGDFRHEGGFLISRVLLQRLGWSFAHTKALVDMVRGVPSVYLVFGNYDEVAHRRGPRSAQAVAELERVDGYLAELYAMARTVEHPYDVVFLTDHGHVESLPFEQRQGQRLENMLLRGAPATPLEALHRGLLDGRAPLCLTERPAPEEPVVVESGNFAHVYLTRGRQPLEARALLAHHPGVLARAACHPDIGLVALRRGDSAVALVKGQVYRAEELERAPLAGEFSRRAVADYLRELPFMPTAGDLVLFGEAVRPGATVGFAWEFGSHGGLTRTETCSTVCWPAEGPVELSGLTHCVNLHQRLAEAYLD, from the coding sequence ATGCACGCCTGGGCGCGTGGCCTTGCAGGGCGCATTGGCCGGGAGGTGCCGCCCGTGGCCGCCACGCGACGGCGGCGCCTGTTGCTCGTCCATCTGGACGGGGTTCCCAAGCATCTGCTGGACGAGGCGGTGCGTACGGGACAGATGCCCTTCCTCTCCTCCTTGGTGCGCTCGGGGGCCTACCATCTGGAGGAGGCTTTCTGGGGCTCTCCTGCCTCCACGCCCTGCTTCCAGGCGGGGCTCCTCTACGGAATTCCGCATCCGAACTTGCCTGCCTACTCGTGGTTCGACCGCGAACTGGGGCGCCGGGTGCGGATGAACGCGCCCCAGGACGCGCTCTACATTGAACAGCGGCTGGGGCGGACGCAGCCCTCGAATCTCTTGGTGGAAGGGGGGCACACCTACTTCTCCTTGTTCAGGGGAGGCGCGCGCAACCGGATCTGCATGAGCACCCTGTCGAGCCTGAAGGGGATGGCACGCGCGTTGTCCCCGGAAATGGAAGGGCTCCTGGCGGCGCGCACGGGGAGTCCGTTCCGGTACCTGGGCTCACTGGGGAGGGACACCTGGCGAGCGCTGCGGGAGATCTGGCGCTGGGGAAGGGCGCTTGGAGACTTCCGCCACGAGGGGGGCTTCCTGATCAGCCGGGTACTGTTGCAGCGGCTCGGGTGGAGCTTCGCTCATACCAAGGCGCTGGTGGACATGGTGCGGGGCGTGCCCAGTGTTTACCTCGTGTTCGGCAATTACGACGAGGTGGCGCATCGCCGGGGGCCTCGCTCGGCGCAGGCGGTCGCGGAGCTGGAGCGGGTGGATGGGTACCTCGCGGAGCTGTACGCGATGGCCCGGACCGTCGAGCACCCCTATGACGTCGTCTTCCTCACCGACCATGGTCACGTGGAGAGCCTTCCCTTCGAGCAGCGCCAGGGACAGCGGCTGGAGAACATGCTCCTGCGAGGGGCCCCGGCCACACCGCTGGAGGCGCTGCACCGGGGGCTGCTCGACGGACGTGCGCCGCTCTGTCTCACGGAGCGGCCCGCCCCGGAGGAGCCGGTGGTGGTCGAGTCCGGCAACTTCGCCCACGTCTACCTCACCCGGGGCCGCCAACCGCTGGAGGCGCGGGCGCTCCTGGCCCACCACCCGGGCGTCCTGGCGCGCGCCGCATGTCACCCGGACATTGGCCTGGTGGCCCTGCGGCGCGGCGACTCGGCGGTGGCGCTGGTGAAGGGACAGGTCTACCGCGCGGAGGAACTCGAGCGCGCCCCGCTGGCGGGGGAGTTCAGCCGCCGGGCCGTGGCGGACTACCTGCGCGAGCTGCCCTTCATGCCCACCGCGGGAGACCTGGTGCTCTTCGGCGAGGCGGTACGGCCCGGGGCCACGGTGGGCTTCGCCTGGGAGTTCGGCTCTCACGGAGGGCTGACCCGCACGGAGACCTGCAGCACGGTGTGCTGGCCCGCGGAAGGACCCGTGGAGCTCTCCGGGCTGACCCATTGCGTGAACCTGCACCAGCGGCTCGCGGAGGCTTACCTTGACTGA
- a CDS encoding hydroxymethylglutaryl-CoA reductase, degradative — protein MSNFVTSRLAGFHKLSMEERRAQIAQMFRLSPEEMDLLSGHGSLQTTLANQMIENAVGTFSLPLGLGLNMMVNGREYLVPMAVEEPSVVAAVSFAAKIVREAGGFTAEADDSMMIGQVQLTRYGDPTEATQKILAHKEHLLALANSFHPSMIRRGGGAKDVEVRVLPAPEGPRGEPLLIVHLLVDTQEAMGANLINTMAEGVTPLLEQITGGKVYLRILSNLADRRLARATCRIPTSALADFDLPGELIAEGISQASRFAQADPYRAATHNKGVMNGIDAVAIATGQDWRAIEAGAHAFACRDGQYRPLSTWHLEEGHLVGRIELPMALGLVGGPIKVHPGVQVALKLMQAHTVREMSMVFAAVGLAQNFAAVRALGSVGIQKGHMAMHARCVAVTAGARGDWVEKIANELVKVGHVKVEKAREIIAALPPHEAAAATGTAG, from the coding sequence ATGTCTAACTTCGTGACGTCCAGGCTCGCAGGGTTCCACAAGCTGTCGATGGAGGAGCGCCGCGCACAGATTGCCCAGATGTTCCGCCTGTCCCCCGAGGAGATGGATCTGCTCAGCGGCCACGGGAGCCTGCAGACCACCCTGGCCAACCAGATGATCGAGAACGCGGTGGGCACGTTCTCGCTGCCGCTCGGGCTGGGGCTGAACATGATGGTCAACGGGCGCGAGTACCTCGTGCCCATGGCCGTCGAGGAGCCCTCCGTGGTGGCCGCGGTCTCCTTCGCCGCGAAGATCGTCCGCGAGGCGGGCGGCTTCACCGCCGAGGCCGACGACTCGATGATGATCGGCCAGGTGCAGCTGACCCGGTACGGCGATCCGACCGAGGCCACGCAGAAGATCCTGGCCCACAAGGAGCACCTGCTCGCGCTGGCCAACAGCTTCCACCCGTCGATGATTCGCCGGGGCGGCGGGGCCAAGGACGTGGAGGTGCGCGTGCTGCCGGCGCCCGAGGGCCCGCGCGGCGAGCCCCTGCTCATCGTCCACCTGCTCGTCGACACGCAGGAGGCCATGGGCGCCAACCTCATCAACACCATGGCCGAGGGCGTCACGCCGCTGCTGGAGCAGATCACCGGCGGCAAGGTGTACCTGCGCATCCTCTCGAACCTGGCGGACCGCCGGCTGGCGCGCGCCACGTGCCGCATCCCGACGTCGGCCCTGGCGGACTTCGACCTGCCCGGCGAGCTCATCGCCGAGGGCATCTCCCAGGCGAGCCGGTTCGCCCAGGCGGACCCGTACCGGGCGGCCACGCACAACAAGGGCGTGATGAACGGCATCGACGCGGTGGCCATCGCCACGGGCCAGGACTGGCGCGCCATCGAGGCGGGGGCGCATGCCTTCGCGTGCCGTGACGGCCAGTACCGGCCGCTGTCCACCTGGCACCTGGAAGAGGGCCACCTGGTGGGCCGCATCGAGCTGCCGATGGCGCTCGGGCTGGTGGGCGGCCCCATCAAGGTCCACCCGGGCGTGCAGGTGGCGCTCAAGCTGATGCAGGCGCACACCGTGCGCGAGATGTCCATGGTGTTCGCGGCGGTGGGCCTGGCGCAGAACTTCGCGGCGGTGCGCGCGCTGGGCAGCGTGGGCATCCAGAAGGGCCACATGGCGATGCACGCGCGGTGCGTGGCCGTGACGGCGGGCGCGCGCGGCGACTGGGTGGAGAAGATCGCCAATGAACTGGTGAAGGTGGGCCATGTGAAGGTAGAGAAGGCGCGGGAGATCATCGCCGCGCTGCCTCCTCACGAGGCCGCCGCCGCGACGGGGACCGCGGGCTAG
- a CDS encoding mevalonate kinase family protein — MERALSAPGKLFVSGEYAVLWGGMSRVAAVAPRTAALVRRRADARVHVCLEEGLLAGSATPKGVRWEREVPAGFSFVARTLDEALRAHGRQSVGFELAIAPSAVGPGGLKLGMGGSACATVLAADAARFILEERFDTLKLSLVAHALGQGGKGSGGDVAASFAGGLLRYRRYDTAALMAASSAGGFRAALLEAPAVDLWRLPTPKLAMAYAFTGESASTRVLINQVEARLAEAGRQAFVERSDALGHAIEEGLGGGDFRAFSEAVTAQQALLQELGPTETEGMRRVLAIAGSYGCAGKQSGAGGGDGCILFAPGPEVRAELMKGLEARGFHTMALDVDPGLRGEAQPDARLRAWLDAHA, encoded by the coding sequence ATGGAACGCGCCCTCTCCGCGCCCGGGAAGCTGTTCGTCTCCGGGGAGTACGCCGTGCTGTGGGGCGGCATGTCCCGGGTGGCGGCGGTGGCGCCGCGCACGGCGGCGCTCGTGCGCCGGCGCGCGGATGCGCGGGTCCACGTGTGCCTGGAGGAGGGGCTGCTCGCGGGCAGTGCCACGCCCAAGGGCGTGCGGTGGGAGCGCGAGGTGCCCGCGGGGTTCTCCTTCGTGGCGCGCACGCTGGACGAGGCGCTGCGGGCGCACGGCCGGCAGAGCGTGGGCTTCGAGCTGGCGATTGCCCCGTCCGCGGTGGGCCCCGGTGGGCTGAAGCTGGGCATGGGCGGCAGTGCGTGCGCGACGGTGCTGGCGGCGGACGCGGCGCGCTTCATCCTGGAGGAGCGCTTCGACACGCTGAAGCTGTCGCTGGTGGCGCACGCGCTGGGCCAGGGCGGGAAGGGGAGCGGCGGGGACGTGGCGGCGAGCTTCGCGGGCGGCCTGCTGCGCTACCGGCGCTATGACACCGCGGCGCTCATGGCGGCCTCCAGCGCGGGAGGCTTCCGGGCGGCGCTGCTGGAGGCCCCTGCCGTGGACCTGTGGCGGCTGCCCACGCCGAAGCTGGCGATGGCGTACGCCTTCACGGGAGAGAGCGCCTCGACGCGCGTGCTCATCAACCAGGTCGAGGCCCGGCTGGCCGAGGCGGGGCGCCAGGCCTTCGTGGAGCGCTCGGACGCGCTGGGACACGCGATTGAAGAGGGGCTGGGCGGCGGGGACTTCCGGGCGTTCTCGGAGGCCGTGACGGCGCAGCAGGCGCTGTTGCAGGAGCTGGGGCCCACCGAGACGGAGGGCATGCGCCGGGTGCTGGCCATCGCGGGCTCCTACGGGTGCGCGGGCAAGCAGTCCGGGGCAGGGGGCGGAGATGGGTGCATCCTCTTCGCGCCGGGCCCCGAGGTGCGTGCCGAGCTGATGAAGGGCCTGGAAGCGCGAGGCTTCCACACGATGGCGCTGGATGTGGACCCCGGGCTCCGGGGCGAAGCGCAGCCGGATGCGCGGCTGCGCGCGTGGCTGGACGCGCACGCCTGA